A section of the Babylonia areolata isolate BAREFJ2019XMU chromosome 1, ASM4173473v1, whole genome shotgun sequence genome encodes:
- the LOC143287467 gene encoding LYR motif-containing protein 1-like isoform X1, with the protein MNYQPSCEEGTASHSMAHREKVLSLYRQLFRLARHWQSSTGVATDTQAERSYIRDEASKLFRKNKQVVSKEDIEEHIRECETRIELAHHYKTPYPRPTNIPQNTLAPTSRQLKKGQKRSIQQSRPVYLKSYDDANT; encoded by the exons AT GAACTACCAACCGTCTTGTGAGGAAGGAACTGCCAGTCATAGCATGGCTCACAGGGAAAAGGTATTATCACTGTACCGACAACTGTTCCGACTGGCTCGCCACTGGCAGTCCAGTACTGGAgtggccacagacacacaggcggaAAGAAGCTACATCAGAGATGAGGCCAGCAAACTGTTCAGGAAAAACAAACAG GTTGTTTCCAAGGAGGACATTGAGGAACACATCAGAGAATGTGAAACACGTATTGAGTTGG CCCATCACTACAAAACTCCCTATCCCAGACCT ACCAACATCCCCCAGAACACGCTGGCCCCCACCAGTAGACAGTTAAAGAAAGGACAAAAGCGCTCCATTCAGCAGTCTCGCCCCGTCTACCTCAAGTCTTATGACGACGCCAACACCTGA
- the LOC143287467 gene encoding LYR motif-containing protein 1-like isoform X2, which produces MAHREKVLSLYRQLFRLARHWQSSTGVATDTQAERSYIRDEASKLFRKNKQVVSKEDIEEHIRECETRIELAHHYKTPYPRPTNIPQNTLAPTSRQLKKGQKRSIQQSRPVYLKSYDDANT; this is translated from the exons ATGGCTCACAGGGAAAAGGTATTATCACTGTACCGACAACTGTTCCGACTGGCTCGCCACTGGCAGTCCAGTACTGGAgtggccacagacacacaggcggaAAGAAGCTACATCAGAGATGAGGCCAGCAAACTGTTCAGGAAAAACAAACAG GTTGTTTCCAAGGAGGACATTGAGGAACACATCAGAGAATGTGAAACACGTATTGAGTTGG CCCATCACTACAAAACTCCCTATCCCAGACCT ACCAACATCCCCCAGAACACGCTGGCCCCCACCAGTAGACAGTTAAAGAAAGGACAAAAGCGCTCCATTCAGCAGTCTCGCCCCGTCTACCTCAAGTCTTATGACGACGCCAACACCTGA